A single Phragmites australis chromosome 4, lpPhrAust1.1, whole genome shotgun sequence DNA region contains:
- the LOC133914289 gene encoding secreted RxLR effector protein 161-like — MSHGITLSKNQCPKTSDELERMSAIPYASAIGSIMYAMFCTRPDVSYALSVTSRYQSNPGECHWAIVKSILKYMRRTKDMFLVYGGEEELVVNGYTDASFQTDKDDSRSQSGFVFCLNGGAVSWKSSKQETVADSTTEAEYIAASEAAKEAVWIRKFVSELGVVPSASSPMDLYCDNSGAIAQAKEPRSHQKSKHILRRYHLIREIIDRGDVKICKVHTDSNIADPLTKPLPQPKHEAHLSSMGIRYLRDRL, encoded by the coding sequence cagcaagaatcaatgtcctaagacatctgatgagctcgagaggatgagtgcgatcccgtatgcttctgctatcgggtccatcatgtatgctatgttttgtacacgcccagatgtctcctatgctctaagtgttacgagcagatatcaatcgaacccaggtgaatgtcactgggctatagtaaagagtatcctcaagtacatgagaagaactaaggatatgttcctagtctatggaggtgaggaggagctcgttgtaaatggttacaccgatgctagcttccaaaccgacaaggacgactcgagatcgcagtctggttttgtgttctgcctcaatggaggtgcggtgagttggaagagttccaagcaagaaacggttgctgattccacaacggaggccgagtatatcgcagcttcggaagctgcaaaagaggctgtttggatcagaaaatttgtttctgagttgggtgtggtccctagtgcgtccagtccaatggacctctattgtgacaatagtggtgccattgcacaagccaaggagcctaggtcgcaccagaagtccaagcacatacttcggcgctatcacctcattcgagagattattgatagaggtgatgtaaagatatgcaaggtgcacacggattcgaatattgctgatccgttgacaaagcctctcccacagcccaagcatgaggcacacttgagctctatgggtattagatacttgcgggatagactctag